From a region of the Helianthus annuus cultivar XRQ/B chromosome 5, HanXRQr2.0-SUNRISE, whole genome shotgun sequence genome:
- the LOC110940607 gene encoding seipin-1 has translation MNPRKQTDGSGSVLRKSMMGLVGAAYMCLALMTLTLLSAVMGVGLVRFWVEEPVHLKERLYFDYRDAHPKAVLDFGVEEYDKLVKTVPVGHSCNVRLLFVMPESDYNRDIGMFQVVAESLSLNGDVITSSSRPCMLRFRSQPVRLMQTFFMAVPLLLGVTSEIQIVNVPLLKYKERYYHRTQFIRISLVPRAGTPFLPQIYEANLIVSSELPWMKRVVRNWKWTFSVWTSLYIYLMLLLVLICFFRSMLFPAAQTNVSDYQRVAGSDDMGEGPPQVVVGAGGRRTSDVLKQWRQSRGKRKAMVYGEGSDATSMSVTRDDDTGATTAEEVGDSESVCQ, from the exons ATGAACCCTCGGAAACAAACAGATGGCAGCGGCAGCGTCCTTAGGAAATCCATGATGGGTTTAGTGGGTGCTGCATACATGTGTTTGGCTCTGATGACGCTGACGCTGCTCTCGGCCGTCATGGGTGTGGGCTTGGTTCGTTTCTGGGTGGAAGAGCCGGTCCACCTTAAAGAAAGATTGTATTTTGATTACCGAGATGCTCATCCTAAAGCTGTTCTTGATTTTGGAGTGGAAGAGTATGATAAGCTCGTCAAGACTGTCCCCGTTGGACATTCTTGTAATGTTCGTTTGCTTTTCGTTATGCCCGAATCCGATTATAATCGAGATATTGGGATGTTTCAG GTAGTTGCAGAATCCTTGTCATTGAACGGGGATGTGATAACCAGCTCCAGCCGCCCATGCATGCTACGCTTCCGAAGCCAGCCGGTTCGACTCATGCAGACGTTTTTCATGGCTGTACCATTGTTGTTAGGGGTCACAAGCGAGATCCAAATTGTGAACGTACCGCTCCTAAAATACAAGGAGCGGTACTACCACCGAACACAGTTCATTAGGATTTCATTAGTTCCAAGAGCCGGGACACCTTTTCTTCCACAAATATATGAAGCGAACCTAATCGTGAGCTCCGAACTACCATGGATGAAACGAGTTGTTCGTAATTGGAAGTGGACATTTAGTGTTTGGACATCTTTATACATTTACCTCATGCTGCTTCTAGTTCTGATTTGTTTCTTTAGATCGATGTTGTTCCCGGCCGCCCAGACGAATGTCTCCGACTATCAAAGAGTGGCGGGGTCGGATGATATGGGAGAAGGCCCACCTCAAGTGGTGGTTGGTGCGGGAGGTAGACGGACTTCAGACGTTCTTAAACAATGGAGACAAAGCAGAGGCAAGCGGAAGGCGATGGTGTACGGTGAAGGGTCAGATGCCACAAGCATGAGCGTAACGAGAGACGATGACACTGGTGCGACTACTGCTGAGGAGGTAGGGGACTCGGAGTCGGTTTGTCAATGA